The Chloroflexus aggregans DSM 9485 genome segment CGAGTAATCCGCTCGCATTTAACGCTGCCATGACCAGGCCCACTTCGGCTGCCGTTCCCTGTTGATGAACGAAGAGCGGGATCAGGATCGGCAGCAAACCGGCGCTAACGGCGCCGAGTAGCGCATAAACAGCATACCACGGCTCGATCCATGCCCGCCACGATGGGGAAGTGCTTGATTGGTGCAATGTCGATTCGAATGGAGATTGTTCGGACATAGGCGATGCGATGTCACGGTTTCGCGGATTCGATCCGCCAAACCGGTGAAGTGCGTGACAATCGTGTGAAGGATCGACGAATCGTAGATGGTGGTACGGCAGTAATTTGGAATACGACGGCAATAATTATACCACGAGCAATTATGGCTAGTACATTAGTTGTCGTAGTTATTGAGGTGCTGCTGTTAGAGGGCAATATTACTCGATTAAGCGTGTCAGAGCGGTTGCCGCATCCACAATGTAATTTTACCGGTTGCGAACGGGCGACATACTCGGTGCTGATCCAATCCTGTTCGACAGTAGCCGGTTCGTAGATGATCGGGAGATCTCCATGTCCAGCGGATACGGACGCACGTCGAAATGACTGACACCGATCAATGCAATTCGAGAAGACGATTGTCTTGGTGTATAGAACGGCAGTTACCGGTATTAGAGCATCTCAACGCCGGCCCGCAGCAACGCTTTGTAATGCGAGACTCGGGCATAGGTTTACAAACAGCGATCAACAGCGGCAGCGTTGATGAACCTCACCTTGCATGTCCCAGAGCGTAGCACCGGTCATCAAGCGTATCAGACGAGCATCGCTGCGTAGTCGAAAATCCCGTTCCTGGCCCAGAGCGTAGCACCGGTCATCAAGCGTATCAGAGCCTCTCAACGGTCAAGTGATGAGCAATAGACAAGGTGTTGCTCCCTCTACCAGAACGTCTGGGAAGCTCGGTCGGTTACGGATCGAGCGGGTGTTTTCCTCGGCGGCAGAATTGCCATGATGAATCACTCCTTTATTTCCGCTTCATGCTCGTTTCATGTGTTCGTTGTATTGTGTGTTCACATCACTGATGGAGTGATGCAATGCGGTAAAGGACAACAACAAAGGAGGCAGAACAATGAAACGATGGATACGTATCTTCGCTCCGATGGTAGCGCTGGCGTTAGTGGTGGTGGCTGCGATTGCCGCGTTGGGCAATACCAATGTGCAAGCGCGACGTGCCGATCCGGTATCGGCTGTAGTCGTAGCTCAGGCACAGCCGCAAGCGCCGACAGTGACCGTTGAGCCGGATGAGGGTAGCGAGACGCCCGACGCCCAGGAAGGGCCGGAGACGCCCGACGCCCAGGAAGGGCCGGAGACGCCCGACGCCCAGGAAGGGCCGGAGACGCCCGACGCCCAGGAAGGGCCGGAGACGCCCGACGCTGATGAATCGGCTGAAGCGGCTGCCTTAGCAAGCAAAGTCGCGATTAGCGAGCAACAGGCGGTTGCCACAGCATTGGCTGCTAATCCCGGCGCGACGATGGTCAAGGTCTCGTTGGACGATGAAAACGGGGTGATCGTCTACAGTGTCGAGTTGGACAACGGCACCGATGTGAAAGTTGATGCGATTACCGGACAGATCACCTCTGTTGATCAGGCGGGTGCAGAGGAAGAAGGGAACGATGTCGAGCATGTTGATGAAACGCCCACCGTTTCCGTTCAGCCATAATTCGGTGATAATTTGCCGGGGAAGCCGAGTACAACAAGGTTGAACAACGTGGATGGGTACGTACCGTATACCACGTAGACCGGAATAGGGGGTCAATGCACTGACCCCCTATGGAGCCGTGGCAGGTTCATCCATCATATAGTCCATCACGATGTGCGAAACCTCTAGAGGCTAGGACTGCTCGGTCTTGTTGGTGGTCTGAACGGTGAATACCGGTATAGGCGGCAGTTGATCGTTCGGTATTCCGGCTTTGATAAGCAGAGCATGCAACAGCGCGTTTTGATATTCCAGAT includes the following:
- a CDS encoding PepSY domain-containing protein encodes the protein MKRWIRIFAPMVALALVVVAAIAALGNTNVQARRADPVSAVVVAQAQPQAPTVTVEPDEGSETPDAQEGPETPDAQEGPETPDAQEGPETPDAQEGPETPDADESAEAAALASKVAISEQQAVATALAANPGATMVKVSLDDENGVIVYSVELDNGTDVKVDAITGQITSVDQAGAEEEGNDVEHVDETPTVSVQP